In Apus apus isolate bApuApu2 chromosome 25, bApuApu2.pri.cur, whole genome shotgun sequence, the following proteins share a genomic window:
- the KAT7 gene encoding histone acetyltransferase KAT7 isoform X3 has product MSGSVVLQRNAGSSSDGTEDSDFSTDPEHTDSSESDGTTRRSARVTRSSARLSQSSQDSSPVRNPPSFGAEEPVYSTRRVTRSQQQPAPVTPKKYPLRQTRSSGSETEQVVDFSDRDTKNAADHDESPPRTPTGNAPSSESDIDISSPNVSHDESIAKDMSMKDSGSDLSHRPKRRRFHESYNFNMKCPTPGCNSLGHLTGKHERHFSISGCPLYHNLSADECKVRAQSRDKQMEERMLAHRQDDNNRHATRHQAPTERQLRYKEKVAELRKKRNSGLSKEQKEKYMEHRQTYGNTREPLLENLTSEYDLELFRRAQARASEDLEKLRLQGQITEGSNMIKTIAFGRYELDTWYHSPYPEEYARLGRLYMCEFCLKYMKSQTILRRHMAKCVWKHPPGDEIYRKGSISVFEVDGKKNKIYCQNLCLLAKLFLDHKTLYYDVEPFLFYVMTEADNTGCHLIGYFSKEKNSFLNYNVSCILTMPQYMRQGYGKMLIDFRLISYRSYWKEVLLRYLHNFQGKEISIKEISQETAVNPVDIVSTLQALQMLKYWKGKHLVLKRQDLIDEWIAKEAKRSNSNKIMDPSCLKWTPPKGT; this is encoded by the exons ATTCCAGCCCAGTCCGAAATCCCCCATCCTTTGGAGCAGAAGAGCCTGTCTACTCCACCAGGAGGGTGACCcgcagccagcagcagcctgctcctgtgaCCCCCAAGAAATACCCGCTCCGGCAGACGCGCTCCTCTGGGTCAGAGACTGAGCAAGTGGTTGACTTCTCTGACAGAG ACACCAAAAATGCAGCGGATCATGATGAGTCTCCACCTCGTACCCCCACCGGGAACGCCCCTTCCTCAGAGTCTGATATTGATATCTCCAGTCCAAATGTATCCCATGATGAGAGCATTGCCAAGGACATGTCCATGAAGGATTCTGGAAGTGACCTGTCTCACCGCCCTAAGCGTCGCCGATTCCATGAAAGCTACAATTTCAACATGAAATGTCCCACTCCTGGTTGTAACTCTTTAG GCCATCTAACTGGAAAACATGAGCGACACTTCTCCATATCAGGATGCCCACTGTACCATAACCTCTCAGCAGATGAGTGCAAG GTGCGAGCGCAGAGCCGGGAcaagcagatggaggagagGATGCTGGCCCACCGGCAGGACGACAACAACCGCCACGCCACCCGGCACCAG GCACCCACAGAGAGGCAGCTACGATACAAAGAGAAAGTAGCTGAGctcaggaagaagagaaacTCGGGACTAAGcaaggagcagaaagaaaaatacatg GAGCACAGACAAACCTATGGCAACACTAGGGAACCTCTCCTTGAAAACCTGACCAGTGAGTATGACTTGGAGCTTTTCCGGAGAGCACAAGCACGGGCATCTGAGGACCTG GAAAAGCTGCGGCTCCAGGGCCAGAtcacagaaggcagcaacaTGATTAAAACCATCGCGTTTGGCCGCTACGAGCTGGACACCTGGTACCACTCCCCCTACCCAGAGGAGTATGCTCGCCTGGGCCGTCTCTACATGTGTGAATTCTGCCTCAAGTACATGAAGAGCCAGACAATACTTCGCAGGCACAtg GCAAAATGTGTTTGGAAACACCCACCGGGTGATGAAATCTACCGCAAAGGCTCCATCTCAGTGTTTGAAGTGGATGGGAAGAAGAACAAG ATCTACTGTCAAAACCTGTGTCTGCTGGCAAAACTTTTCTTGGACCATAAAACACTGTATTATGATGTTGAACCCTTCCTCTTCTACGTCATGACAGAAGCTGACAATACTGGCTGTCACCTGATAGGTTATTTCTCCAAG GAGAAGAATTCTTTTCTCAACTACAATGTTTCTTGTATCCTGACAATGCCCCAGTACATGAGGCAAGGTTATGGCAAGATGctcattgacttca GGCTCATCAGCTACAGGAGCTACTGGAAGGAAGTTCTTCTTCGTTACCTGCATAATTTCcaaggaaaagagatttctaTCAAAG aaatCAGCCAGGAGACTGCAGTGAATCCTGTTGACATTGTTAGCACCTTGCAGGCACTTCAGATGCTCAAGtactggaagggaaaacaccTGGTCCTGAAAAGACAG GATCTGATTGATGAATGGATAGCCAAAGAGGCTAAAAGATCCAACAGCAATAAGATAATGGATCCCAGCTGTTTGAAATGGACCCCTCCTAAGGGAACTTAA
- the KAT7 gene encoding histone acetyltransferase KAT7 isoform X1, whose product MSGSVVLQRNAGSSSDGTEDSDFSTDPEHTDSSESDGTTRRSARVTRSSARLSQSSQDSSPVRNPPSFGAEEPVYSTRRVTRSQQQPAPVTPKKYPLRQTRSSGSETEQVVDFSDRDTKNAADHDESPPRTPTGNAPSSESDIDISSPNVSHDESIAKDMSMKDSGSDLSHRPKRRRFHESYNFNMKCPTPGCNSLGHLTGKHERHFSISGCPLYHNLSADECKVRAQSRDKQMEERMLAHRQDDNNRHATRHQAPTERQLRYKEKVAELRKKRNSGLSKEQKEKYMEHRQTYGNTREPLLENLTSEYDLELFRRAQARASEDLEKLRLQGQITEGSNMIKTIAFGRYELDTWYHSPYPEEYARLGRLYMCEFCLKYMKSQTILRRHMAKCVWKHPPGDEIYRKGSISVFEVDGKKNKIYCQNLCLLAKLFLDHKTLYYDVEPFLFYVMTEADNTGCHLIGYFSKEKNSFLNYNVSCILTMPQYMRQGYGKMLIDFSYLLSKVEEKVGSPERPLSDLGLISYRSYWKEVLLRYLHNFQGKEISIKEISQETAVNPVDIVSTLQALQMLKYWKGKHLVLKRQDLIDEWIAKEAKRSNSNKIMDPSCLKWTPPKGT is encoded by the exons ATTCCAGCCCAGTCCGAAATCCCCCATCCTTTGGAGCAGAAGAGCCTGTCTACTCCACCAGGAGGGTGACCcgcagccagcagcagcctgctcctgtgaCCCCCAAGAAATACCCGCTCCGGCAGACGCGCTCCTCTGGGTCAGAGACTGAGCAAGTGGTTGACTTCTCTGACAGAG ACACCAAAAATGCAGCGGATCATGATGAGTCTCCACCTCGTACCCCCACCGGGAACGCCCCTTCCTCAGAGTCTGATATTGATATCTCCAGTCCAAATGTATCCCATGATGAGAGCATTGCCAAGGACATGTCCATGAAGGATTCTGGAAGTGACCTGTCTCACCGCCCTAAGCGTCGCCGATTCCATGAAAGCTACAATTTCAACATGAAATGTCCCACTCCTGGTTGTAACTCTTTAG GCCATCTAACTGGAAAACATGAGCGACACTTCTCCATATCAGGATGCCCACTGTACCATAACCTCTCAGCAGATGAGTGCAAG GTGCGAGCGCAGAGCCGGGAcaagcagatggaggagagGATGCTGGCCCACCGGCAGGACGACAACAACCGCCACGCCACCCGGCACCAG GCACCCACAGAGAGGCAGCTACGATACAAAGAGAAAGTAGCTGAGctcaggaagaagagaaacTCGGGACTAAGcaaggagcagaaagaaaaatacatg GAGCACAGACAAACCTATGGCAACACTAGGGAACCTCTCCTTGAAAACCTGACCAGTGAGTATGACTTGGAGCTTTTCCGGAGAGCACAAGCACGGGCATCTGAGGACCTG GAAAAGCTGCGGCTCCAGGGCCAGAtcacagaaggcagcaacaTGATTAAAACCATCGCGTTTGGCCGCTACGAGCTGGACACCTGGTACCACTCCCCCTACCCAGAGGAGTATGCTCGCCTGGGCCGTCTCTACATGTGTGAATTCTGCCTCAAGTACATGAAGAGCCAGACAATACTTCGCAGGCACAtg GCAAAATGTGTTTGGAAACACCCACCGGGTGATGAAATCTACCGCAAAGGCTCCATCTCAGTGTTTGAAGTGGATGGGAAGAAGAACAAG ATCTACTGTCAAAACCTGTGTCTGCTGGCAAAACTTTTCTTGGACCATAAAACACTGTATTATGATGTTGAACCCTTCCTCTTCTACGTCATGACAGAAGCTGACAATACTGGCTGTCACCTGATAGGTTATTTCTCCAAG GAGAAGAATTCTTTTCTCAACTACAATGTTTCTTGTATCCTGACAATGCCCCAGTACATGAGGCAAGGTTATGGCAAGATGctcattgacttca gctatttgctttctaaagtagaagaaaaagttgGCTCTCCAGAACGTCCTCTGTCTGATTTAGGGCTCATCAGCTACAGGAGCTACTGGAAGGAAGTTCTTCTTCGTTACCTGCATAATTTCcaaggaaaagagatttctaTCAAAG aaatCAGCCAGGAGACTGCAGTGAATCCTGTTGACATTGTTAGCACCTTGCAGGCACTTCAGATGCTCAAGtactggaagggaaaacaccTGGTCCTGAAAAGACAG GATCTGATTGATGAATGGATAGCCAAAGAGGCTAAAAGATCCAACAGCAATAAGATAATGGATCCCAGCTGTTTGAAATGGACCCCTCCTAAGGGAACTTAA
- the KAT7 gene encoding histone acetyltransferase KAT7 isoform X2, with protein MPRRKRNAGSSSDGTEDSDFSTDPEHTDSSESDGTTRRSARVTRSSARLSQSSQDSSPVRNPPSFGAEEPVYSTRRVTRSQQQPAPVTPKKYPLRQTRSSGSETEQVVDFSDRDTKNAADHDESPPRTPTGNAPSSESDIDISSPNVSHDESIAKDMSMKDSGSDLSHRPKRRRFHESYNFNMKCPTPGCNSLGHLTGKHERHFSISGCPLYHNLSADECKVRAQSRDKQMEERMLAHRQDDNNRHATRHQAPTERQLRYKEKVAELRKKRNSGLSKEQKEKYMEHRQTYGNTREPLLENLTSEYDLELFRRAQARASEDLEKLRLQGQITEGSNMIKTIAFGRYELDTWYHSPYPEEYARLGRLYMCEFCLKYMKSQTILRRHMAKCVWKHPPGDEIYRKGSISVFEVDGKKNKIYCQNLCLLAKLFLDHKTLYYDVEPFLFYVMTEADNTGCHLIGYFSKEKNSFLNYNVSCILTMPQYMRQGYGKMLIDFSYLLSKVEEKVGSPERPLSDLGLISYRSYWKEVLLRYLHNFQGKEISIKEISQETAVNPVDIVSTLQALQMLKYWKGKHLVLKRQDLIDEWIAKEAKRSNSNKIMDPSCLKWTPPKGT; from the exons ATTCCAGCCCAGTCCGAAATCCCCCATCCTTTGGAGCAGAAGAGCCTGTCTACTCCACCAGGAGGGTGACCcgcagccagcagcagcctgctcctgtgaCCCCCAAGAAATACCCGCTCCGGCAGACGCGCTCCTCTGGGTCAGAGACTGAGCAAGTGGTTGACTTCTCTGACAGAG ACACCAAAAATGCAGCGGATCATGATGAGTCTCCACCTCGTACCCCCACCGGGAACGCCCCTTCCTCAGAGTCTGATATTGATATCTCCAGTCCAAATGTATCCCATGATGAGAGCATTGCCAAGGACATGTCCATGAAGGATTCTGGAAGTGACCTGTCTCACCGCCCTAAGCGTCGCCGATTCCATGAAAGCTACAATTTCAACATGAAATGTCCCACTCCTGGTTGTAACTCTTTAG GCCATCTAACTGGAAAACATGAGCGACACTTCTCCATATCAGGATGCCCACTGTACCATAACCTCTCAGCAGATGAGTGCAAG GTGCGAGCGCAGAGCCGGGAcaagcagatggaggagagGATGCTGGCCCACCGGCAGGACGACAACAACCGCCACGCCACCCGGCACCAG GCACCCACAGAGAGGCAGCTACGATACAAAGAGAAAGTAGCTGAGctcaggaagaagagaaacTCGGGACTAAGcaaggagcagaaagaaaaatacatg GAGCACAGACAAACCTATGGCAACACTAGGGAACCTCTCCTTGAAAACCTGACCAGTGAGTATGACTTGGAGCTTTTCCGGAGAGCACAAGCACGGGCATCTGAGGACCTG GAAAAGCTGCGGCTCCAGGGCCAGAtcacagaaggcagcaacaTGATTAAAACCATCGCGTTTGGCCGCTACGAGCTGGACACCTGGTACCACTCCCCCTACCCAGAGGAGTATGCTCGCCTGGGCCGTCTCTACATGTGTGAATTCTGCCTCAAGTACATGAAGAGCCAGACAATACTTCGCAGGCACAtg GCAAAATGTGTTTGGAAACACCCACCGGGTGATGAAATCTACCGCAAAGGCTCCATCTCAGTGTTTGAAGTGGATGGGAAGAAGAACAAG ATCTACTGTCAAAACCTGTGTCTGCTGGCAAAACTTTTCTTGGACCATAAAACACTGTATTATGATGTTGAACCCTTCCTCTTCTACGTCATGACAGAAGCTGACAATACTGGCTGTCACCTGATAGGTTATTTCTCCAAG GAGAAGAATTCTTTTCTCAACTACAATGTTTCTTGTATCCTGACAATGCCCCAGTACATGAGGCAAGGTTATGGCAAGATGctcattgacttca gctatttgctttctaaagtagaagaaaaagttgGCTCTCCAGAACGTCCTCTGTCTGATTTAGGGCTCATCAGCTACAGGAGCTACTGGAAGGAAGTTCTTCTTCGTTACCTGCATAATTTCcaaggaaaagagatttctaTCAAAG aaatCAGCCAGGAGACTGCAGTGAATCCTGTTGACATTGTTAGCACCTTGCAGGCACTTCAGATGCTCAAGtactggaagggaaaacaccTGGTCCTGAAAAGACAG GATCTGATTGATGAATGGATAGCCAAAGAGGCTAAAAGATCCAACAGCAATAAGATAATGGATCCCAGCTGTTTGAAATGGACCCCTCCTAAGGGAACTTAA